TCAATCATTTTGTATGGGTCAGTTGAATGAAAACGCAGAAAAGCAGTTGAAAAGgcacagaaataaaagcttCTTAGCTGATGTTGAATTTGTTATTTTGCCAAAATGAAGTTTTCTCAGTGTTAACAGTGTTTAATATCCATCCTATTAATCACTAACCTGCTACGTGTGACAGGATTCAGAGAAATATGTGGAGCAGCTCCTGACCTTGTTCAACCGCTTTAGTCGTCTGGTAAAAGAAGCCTTTCAGGACGACCCGCGCTTCCTGACAGCTAGAGACAAAGTGAGCTCTGACTTTTGCCACTCGTGATTGTAGGGTTCACTTATTGGGGTATTTAATAACTTTATCTTTTATACCTCTTCACAGGCGTACAAAGCTGTTGTGAATGATGCTACTATATTCAAATTAGAGCTTCCTATGAAACAGAAAGGGTAAGAAGGTCTTGTCTAGAATTCAGCATTTAATGTGAAAGATAAAGGCAGTAATTTGTGACTAGACTTTTCctttctctgctgtttttacaGGGTAGGTCTGAAAACACAACCAGAGTCCAAGTGTCCAGAGCTGCTGGCCAACTACTGTGACATGCTCTTGAGGAAGACTCCACTTAGCAAAAAGCTCACCTCTGAAGAAATAGAGGCCAAGCTCAAAGAAGTGGTATGTTTCTTGTTATTTGAATAGTCACTGACTCATTCAAACCGTACCCAACCCAATCCTGACTGGCCCAAAGCCATTCTCAGCCGTCACTGTGCAAACTGTAAGGTACAGTTCGTCAAAAGTTCAAAGCTCAGACCTCAGTTCAACTGGGGACTTTTTACTGGTCTTAAAAAGGGCCATTTACTTAAAAATCCCTGTGCATTGTGAGCGAGCAGACATCTGACACACTCTTTCTTTCTCACTTACAGTACTGACCAGCATGGGCACAAAGACACCCATTTGTAATCAGCAATAACCTTTGTGTTCCTTCACAGCTGCTTGTCCTGAAGTATGTCCAGAACAAAGATGTGTTCATGCGCTACCACAAAGCCCATCTAACCCGCCGGCTCATCCTGGACATCTCTGCTGACAGTGAGATAGAAGAGAACATGGTGGAGTGGCTCAGGGTAAGAACTGGGCGGATGAGACAGAGCGGGTTCTGTAGCATGGACTGTTTATTTTACATTCTACTAATCTGAAACAGAATGTAGATTAAAGACAAATCAGCACAAAATTCATTGTCACCTTTAGAAACTCTACTGTGTTACTTTCACAGGAAGTAGGGATGCCAGCTGACTATGTCAATAAACTGGCGAGAATGTTTCAAGATATCAAGGTGTCAGAGGACCTCAACCAGTCATTTAAGGAAATGCATAAACATAACAAACTTGCTTTACCAGGTAAGAGCAGTGAGACTTGAGTGCATCTCACTACAACCACTAAATACTTAGCATTCTTGCTTACTACACTACTTGATAAGTAATTGTTAAAATGATCTTAGATTAATTAAATCACTAAGTCAGTTGTTCTTGTGTATTCTTTTGCAGCCGACTCTGTCAACATTAAGATCCTGAATGCTGGCGCCTGGTCGAGGAGCAGCGAGAAggttttcgtttctcttcctaCAGAACTGGAGGATTTGATACCAGAGGTAGAAGACTTCTATAAAAAGAACCACAGCGGCAGGAAGCTTCACTGGCATCACCTCATGTCTAACGGCATTGTGAGTGTAAACgatcacacactcacataaaTCTAGCTACTGCAGCTACACGATTACATCGCTTTAGTTAGGTCGTCTTCCTGTAATTTACAATTAGACTTTACTGAAGTAAATATTTTGAAAGTAAATGATGGATTTTTGTCAAGTATTTTAGGTTAAATTCTAAACATTTTCTAACAAATTCCCAATGAAATCCAAATTTTTTGAACTTTCCTTACTTAGTTACACGTTGTTCGTCTGTCCCATTCAATCCTCTACTCTTGTCTTGTCTACCTTGTCATCCACTCCCCTGTCTTTCATTTATCCAGATAACATTTAAGAATGAAGTCGGCCAGTATGACCTGGAGGTGACCACCTTTCAGCTTGCTGTGTTGTTTGCCTGGAACCAGAGACCGAGGGAGAGGATCAGTTTTGAAAACCTCAAATTAGCCACTGAACTACCGGACGCAGAGCTACGACGCACACTCTGGGTAAAGACAGTGCAGATGTTAAATGAGTTCAGTGTTATGAGACAAAAGAGGAGGATAAAACTGGAACTTTGGCTCCGTCAGGGCTCTGTCTTAACCAGCACACCTTCTTCCATATTCCCAGTCTCTGGTGGCATTTCCCAAACTCAAGCGGCAGGTATTATTGTATGACCCAGGGGTGTCTTCACCCAAAGACTTTGCAGAGGGAACGCTGTTCTTCGTCAACCAGGACTTTTCTCTCATGTAAGTAACATTTCGCCATTACGTCAAAGACAATATGGTcagtttgacttttgttttccagctcaTCAGCATAGAAATTTAAAGGAATGCGAAGTTTAAATCAAGTCTTAAACTAAGACATATGATCTGAATATAGAATGTCTGAAACCTTTTAGAAGAAGCTACATAAATTAGGGTTCCTGTACTTGTTAATCAATCGGAGGGCATTGTTTTTCAGAAAAAACTCAAAGGTTCAGAAACGGGGGAAGATTAATCTGATTGGTCGGCTGCAACTCACCACAGAGCgaatgagagaggaggagaatgagggcATTGTCCAGCTCAGGATACTAAGAACACAGGTATGGAGATGAGCTCACAGCATGTGTGTAGGGGaaggtgctgctgttctgtcttcTGATGTGCAACACCTACTGTGAATAAATGTTAGTCTTCCATTTCCCATCATGACCTTTGGACAGAGATCACAGATTTTCTTTGTAAACTCTCACGTTACAGTGTTtgtattattttctgtttatctTTGTGTTTCCCACGTCCAGGAGGCCATAATCCAGATCATGAAGATGAGAAAGCGCATTAACAACgcccagctgcagacagagctggtAGAGATTCTAAAGAACATGTTTTtaccacagaagaagatgaTTAAAGAGCAAATCGAATGGCTGATAGATCACAAGTACATAAAGCGGGATGAGACTGATATAAACACTTTCATCTACATGGCATAGCACAGCACAATACTGCACAGCACACAAGGATGACTTGTCCTGACTGGTTACAGTGGATCAGGCCTGATGAACACTAGAATACTTCCAGGCTCCCAGTCCTCTATAAAATAAATCCAGACTTGTGCAGGAAGGCATGAATTTAAGATTAAGACCTATTTTTAGAAAGTGGAACTTCCTGCATTAAAGTtgtacaaagaaaaaaagaagctgcAGTTGGAGTCTGCACCAGGTGGTTGTAACTGTTTTTAGTTGGAGGGGTTTTCTTTGCTGTTCAGATGAAGTTAGTAATCGTTCTTGGTCTGTTTTTGATGCCATGGTGTGTCATCTGGGCAGCTACATCAACACTCCTGTTCAATGCTTGTGCAAGTCCACAGACGTGTTGACAGGAAACGCCGAAGCACTTTGGATATCCACTGTCTGCAGTCCTGTTTTATTATACATCAAGTCCAGACCATCTGAATCTCCACTCAATGGCAAAGCTGCTTTAACCAATGAGTTGGTTTATCGTGAAGACTCTGATGCTGTCGTGACTCTCTACAGTCGAAGCTAAAGTGATCAAGAACTAAATCCAGACGCCCCAGTTGTATAAAGAGCCAGATAAGCACTTCATAGTTTacagactgaagcagacagcAAAGCAGAGTCGATTCCACAACAgaatgtggggggggggggaaagcaTATTGCTATAATCCAGATTCCATCTCCGTTAACTATATATATATCGAAGGGAGAGAGCTGATGTTGGAATTCAAACACAACCTCGGCTCATTTTGTTTGTGAAAGCCCTCTTTTCTGCAGAAAGCCTAAGAAAAGAGGCTGAGGTCAGTATTAAACATGGTAAATACTACAATTCAGAGCAAAGAGGGGGCGTACCATGAGAAGCGAATAATGAATGGTTAAATAAACAGCACCttattttaaaacactgtgTCATTTATACAGTACACTTGCGGAGGATTGATGGCACTCCTCTGTTGAGTGATAAATTCCTGCTGGAGAGCCAGTTAATTTGGCATAAAGATGTAAAGGGAGAAAAAGTCACAAATCAGCTCCTTTCCAAATAAATTACCAGCGAATAACAGCATTCTCATGATAAATGTTTGTTCACCTGTGGATGGATGTTAACTCTCTCTCAGGCGACAAGAGCAGTAGCGGCTGGCCAGTAGATGGTGCCAGAGCAGTGCTGCGTTTATGTTGTACTGGAGCTATGAACCTAATAAATGAGCATAAATGGATGTTTTCTCTTTCCAAAACAGTGTCTGGACATTCTTATTGTTCTAGATGTGATTCAGTTTGTGCTTCTACTGTGTAATTATTTAATACTGTatgcattttatatattataaccCTTAGCccaaaacaattaaaacactttaaattttaaattttgcaATTAAGAACAAACTGTTGAATATctcttgtcatttttttttatttaatgtttgtcACTGAAAACCCTTTGAATTGTTCAGAAACATAAGAAATATGCTAAACATCAAATTATATCAGTTTTAGTATATTTAACTAGATAGCGTCAAATAGATAGAAATTCaatttcatgtattttttatttaatgaaatgagaacataaaacaaaatgtggtgtttaaaagttacacaaattGTAGGCAGTACTGACACAATTGGAAAGCTTTAATTAGATGCATAGTTTTCTTAATTACAGGGCTGCATCCTCTCGtatgtgtgacagagaggatTACAGCAGGCCTGTAGGTTTAGCGCAAGCTCAGTCCGCAGCATCCTCACTTACACCATCTCCTCCGGACTAGTGAGGACCACTGTCATGCCCCAGAGTGGAAAACCAAGTGCTTCCTGTCcgtactttcaaaataaatcgaTTGTTGCGTTTGCACAGTTGTACACACGCATGTGGTTTGAAAAGAATGGGATGAAGAAGCTGTGGAAATTAATGTTTCCTTTAAATTTGTACtctaaataatataataatttattgttaaacaaaaaatgtaaattttcgTCAAAACTGCAGTTTACGAACATCTATGTACAGTAATTTGATACTTTACCAGCTAACTTGACTTTAACAAACTAGCATTAGCAACGCTGACTAGCATCACAGCTACTTGGTTAGCTATAATTGCAGCCTAATTATGGGTCAAGATAAGCTGGCAGGTGAGTAGTTGGTAAATCACTGTAAGCTTTCTTCTTAGTACAAACCACATTTAACATTCAACAACATAGTTAACTGTAAGTGCCACCAGAGCAAAGAAATCCAAACTTACCGCACAAAGCACAGATCAAACCGTAAGAAGATGGTGTGTTCAAGTGCACTGGGGATTTCTGCTCTTCCACTACAAATTTCATACAACTTTAGGTCAGCGCGACATATTCTGTTATTTATACTGTTCAACTCGTTGTGTAAAAGCTAGgtcaaatatttaataattaaacatttgGTCAGATACATCTTTTTTACTTATATTGGTAATAACATTGCGATTTTGCTTGTATGATTAGCTACATTTCACCAAACAATCTATGGATGAAAAATTATAGCATCTTCACACTTTCATAATTGATAATCGGGTTCATATTATCATGAAACGTATTGTACTTTTATTTCGAAGTGGAGAGGACGTAGTTTTCTGCTCGCCCCCCTCCTCATCCGCTCCTCGGCAGCTTGACGCTGCTCGGACGAGATgaagaggggagagaggcgCTCCAGCAGCGGACCGGAGAGAGCGCGGTGAGGAAACCCAGCAGCCCCAAGAGAGTGAGCCCGGCTGGACCCCGGAGGAGGACCCCGGAGAGAGCCACGCTGCCACGGGAGAGGCCTCCGTTCAGGTAAACGTGCAACGAAACCGGTTCATTCTGCATTGCCCATGCAGACAGGTGTATTTTGAAGGGATGATGGAGAGGCGGCGGTCGGAGAGCCGCACGAGACGGATTGTTAAATCTCAGGAGATCCGAGATCCCATTAGTAACTCGCCGCGGTCGAGTGGTTTTGCTGCCCGGGGTTGCAGAGGCGcagacggggggtgggggtgaggctgggcgGACGTATTCATCGAAACGCCGTATTGTACCAGCGCGAAACGGGCTGCGCGCTTCTACTTTGCGCATAAATAGCGGCACAAGCGCGATATATCGGAGCCGCTTGTGCGTGTGCGCTGCTGAGCTCGTTTTCCTATTCAGCGCAGCACTCGGCCGTTAATTGGTTGTGACAACGGCGGGGCTCAGAATACAGCGTTCACGACGCGCGAGATACTGCTTTTAATCTGGATGCAAAGCGGCGATGGAGCCACAGTTGCAGCGAATCTGCGGGGAAGCCACATCCGACAATAGCATCGATGGAGCGTTCGGACAGAGGTGTATCACTAAACTGAGTTTAATAACGctagatgctgctgcttcaaacaTAATGAGGGATTCTTCATTTTTTAATACCCTCTCCTTAAAGCTTTTCTAAGTTCTGGTGTTTGTTGGCGTCTGATGGACTttctggaggctgtggagcccgTTTCACTCCATACCAGGAGTAGTAAATTAATAATTTCAGATGTGTGTTATTCTGCAGCGCACCAAGAGGAGGgtgattttactgtacatttatagtCCGCCCATGCAAACGCCCCACTTTAGGCTACCTGCCAGGTGTAATGGCCCTAAAAGTGTCTTCTGACTACTGGGCACTGGGGATTTCCTCGGCTCCCAAACCATAATAACAGTTGTAACAGATTTTGACAGTTATAATATTCAAAATTTTCAAATTTTTGTTATCGAATAAACACTCTGTGGTTTCGGGCTTGCCCCTTTTTGTTTGAATGTTTTGAAGGTTGGTGCCTGTCAACTGGGTTAGATTGGGCAGATCACAATGCTGGGAGGCTGGGAGGATGGGAGGATGGGATAGCCCTCCTCCCAGGGAGGGAGTGGATGAAGGATGCTGTggtgctccctctctctctctctcgctctctctctctccaccactgTGGTATACTGGTGCATTAGCGCTCCCCGTTCCTATAATCAGTCTGTCAGCAGACTCGCTCAGACCTGCCCACCGGCACCTGAACGCCCTCGTCCCTGATCCCTGTCAAATCTGTTGCCGCCTGCAACAGATTATAATGAGGGAACGAAGTGTTTTTATTGACAACAAATACCATAAGGTGTAAATCACATGGTTTGACCGTTTAATCCTGCAGCATCATTCAGTGTTTTACAATAATAATGTTATGTGTCTCCACTGAACAGACACTTCGGGCCTCCAGTAGCTGCACATTAGACCTGCACCACACTCTTGAACCTCACATCATCCCACATCGTCCACTGTAGTAGATTTGCATTAGggtcagtttgctgctgcatcGCCTGTCCAGTACACCCTACTGAGTTGGAGCTGGCAGACAGCCACTCTGGTATCGCCCTGCAGCATTATTCATTTCAATAAATTTTGGAATTTAATTTTCCCCGCTTTGATGGCCTGCCTCAGTTTCAATAGGCCACAACATACTTTCAAAGTAATATTTTGTAGCgccagcatgttttttttctttctaactGACAAGTTGTTAATCCGACAGTACAAATGCCCGCGTCTAGTACACGCGAGGGACTAGCCTGGTGCAGATGTGTTCTCGCATACTGGAAAGACTCCATTTTAGCTGAGGGGAAGCACCTGCAGAGTGTGTAACAGGCATGAAAGCGCACGTACAGCCGTCAGGTGAGCTGCGCAACAACACTAGGAGCTATCAGTGCGCACACTTGCTCGCTGCGATTCCTCAGGACAGTGAGCAGACTCTTCTCACATATGGGGTTAATCCAATATTACACCGGCTTGGCAGTATCAGACCGGGGTAATGTCCATTTAATGTCCAGTCCAACTGCTCCTGACATTTATTGTTAtcagatgcagctgctgcaggtaacGTCTATATGCTTTCAGGACTGCGGTACATGTTATCTCCTTGGTCTGGAGGAGATAACAGAGCTTACTGTCTGACTCCCGCATCCACACTGAGCATCAGTATTGACATCGTCACTCTGGAGGAACTCTTGAGCCCGGAGTCGGGAAGACTAACATGGCCACATCATTCCCAGGATAAAAGCAGTCGCTAGAAAGCCGTGGAGCTCGTCGTGATTGTAGCTGAAGAGCATGTGGTTTGCTTAGTGTTGCAGTCAGtgacactggagctgctgctgcctacaTGTACTTCACCGACCTGTGCAGTAATAAGATCAGGCTCTATCTGTAGGGTTTATGCTGAATCATCTCTCTGACACCTTTAGTACCTTCCGCCAGTTAATCAAACCACTGCATTACGGCCATTGAGCCGTCCGTAGCACTCTAGTTAGTTCTTTGGGTGAAATTACAATTGACAAACTTGGGGAACGGCAGGCTGAATAATTCAATGCACACCACTGGGCTGCACGGCGCTGCAGATATTGAAGGACCTCGGTCGCCTCATAAAATATTGATTGGCTGGTATaggcagtttaaaaaaaaactttgcttAGATTATGTAATTAATATGCTGGAAAGCCACAAGCGGCACATGGCTTGAAACACTGCACTGTTTCCTCCTAAACACAATTCCTTTTCTATGTTGGCATGCTGGATGTGTTAATCTACAAGCCAGAGTCCATCAGCATCGTTCTCCAGCTCGTGAGCGCTCCTCTCTCTGGTTTACACCTGTAACGAGCTGTCTGTGGATTCATGGAGGCGGCGCCGCTGGCCGCCTGCAGAGGCCACGCGACGGCCCGGTTCTCCCCAACGCAGTCACGCGCCAAGACACCGGGCCATCTGTCAGGTTTCGCTTCCAACAGCGACCTCCTCGTCCCACCAGGAAAACACTCAGCCAAGAGTCAGCTACCTTGTTAATTGGTCTGAACTAAAGTTAGTGGCTATTGTGTTTACTTTAGCTTTGAATCACCAGatctgtgcatttgttttaacatCCAGTCAATGGTGGGTTCAGATTCTCCTCAAGTCTGCAGCACGAACAGGATTTCTCTAAATGTCAGTACACGCTGGGTCTGGATGCCGTTAGAATAATGATTTGTGGTTCGTCTGATTTCATTTAGCTCCTGTTGTCCTTTTAAACTTTCTGTTCACTTTTCCGCTGCATATCAAAGTCACAGAGCTTCACTGGAAGGCGAACAGGTCAGCGCTGCTTAATTAAAAACAGTTAAATTTAATGGTGCTGCTTGGCTGCAATATAGCATTAAAAGTTCAACTGGATTTGTCTTTATTACTCTGCTTTATTGCAGATTAAACAGTTGTTGTATATCATtaatgttttatatgttttctAATTCACTTTCAATTTTTAAATTGTTGCTCTAAACTACACATCACTTTCTTAAATCACTGAttaattgtttgtgttgtggtaTTGATCGTTTCCTCAGTAGCCCTCCTACTTTGCCCCCGCCCTGGCTCACCGGTCCCTCTGTGCCCTGCTGGCACTGAAATGATCAATGTGCACATCGCTCCTTCAGTGTATATCAGTGATAATTAGGCCCTTGAGGATATTGGTGAATTGACACATGAATCGTTATGATGCAAAGAATTCAGTCTGTGCTCAAGGCAGACGTTGACATTGACCATTGACTTTCTACTTGGTCTAAGAACACTTACTGTTGAGGTGATGAAGGtactccagtgtgtgtgtgtgtgtgtgtgtgtgtgtgtgtgtgtgtgtgtgtgtgtgtgtgtgtgtgtgtgtgtgtgtgtgtgtgtgtcgctgtctAGATCTTAGACCTGACTGGCTTCCCTTGCTGTCGCCCCGGTTCTGATCCTCAGGGCTGCAGTATGTTCACTTCAGTGAAGGCCTTTGAGGGGCAGCAGTACTCCACCCTAAAGAGGCAGTGCTTGCAGAGTGGCCTGCTCTTTGAGGACCCCCGCTTCCCGGCCACAGACGACTCCCTTTTCCACCAAGGCAACAGAATTGGACGTGTGGTCTGGAAGAGACCTCGGGTAAGTTGGTTTGTGCAGTAAGAGTGTTTCAAGTGATGAATGTTTTTGGTTTAAGGCCGCTAATTGAGCCTAGAGCCATTATCAGACCTCATAGTGCTTATCGGTATAGCACATCTAATGGCTTTCCCAGTGTCTGGGACAAAATGGCAATTATTGGAGTGCTGAGTGACGCCAACCTTGAATTTTATGTAGAACTGGAAAACAGACTTCTTTCCAAAGTCCTAAGATATGGGGGTTGTGTTTGTAGGCTTTAAGAGACAGTataaacacagagcagccaGTATTAGAAACACAAGTCCGACGCCTTAATGATGTCAGTAATCAACACACAGAGTTTCTTGCTGTTAACATAAACACCAGGACATTTTTAATCttcacagcagagctgctgcttcttctcagtCCCCCAGCAGAAATCTGTCATTATGGCGAATCTGGCGTACAGTAAATGCTGGGGCGTAATTGGCACCGAGGGCTCCGTGATGTGAACGCTTTGAAAGGTGCAGAGTATGATGACCCACTGCGTGACTAATCATTTATAATTTACTAGATATCACCATGTCAGTAATTATTAACCACTGGCCCGTGTCACTTTTTGTTCCCCTTGTGTTGGCATCACATGTTTTTGGCATGTcgtgattaattaattattgcAATTAATAATGCAACTGCCCGGCAATGCAGAGGGATGCGAGCGTCAGAGGTGCAGTGGTGTCTGTAGTTAGCTGGTCTTATAATGGGATGGAGTTACATATTTGCAGAACACAGATTTTAAATACACCTTCATAAGAAGTTGATGCTGATCAAAGCTGCAGCATGAAGTTCAGAGATGCTCCATTGAGGCATTTTGGCTAATTCTCATGACAAATAGAATAATAGCAGTGTTTATGCCGTTGTTGATAATACGCTAGTCTCCGTACTGCATGTTGTGATTCGGTGGCTGACGGTATCAGACGTAGGCCTCAGCATTCGGAGAGCTGACCCTCCTGCCGTCCTTATTCCCCTTACgcagcaggctgtggttctgggtgTAGTAACCTCCTTCTGCATGTGTGCCACTGCAGTGACAGCCAGCGTGCATCGCCATGGAAACTGGGTCACAGAGATTATATGTTTTGGTCGGCGCTGATGTCAGTCATGCAGACGGAAATCTGGGAGAAGtcaagaggagaggaaacaggaggagcacCCCTTTCATTTTTGCCAGGACATAATTTGCGTCTTCGCAGTCACGGTTTAACTCAGCATTTTTCAAGATTTAAAGATATTTACGAAGCCACCACAGCACAGTCAGTGTCTCTTACAGCTTTAAAAGACTGGAAACTGTTTCTTGTTTAAACCCTCTTGCTGTGTTTGGCAAGAACACGTTTCTATTCACACTATTCTAACACCTTTTGAACTGGGTGACGTCTGCTGCAAATCCATCAGCTGACATCAGCTGCAAAATCTGGGACTTCTACAATTTCCTTCTATAATTGgtcaacaacaaccacagacactTCCGCAGTCGGTCACTGATGGAGGAAAAATTGTCTCAACCACAGTCCCCAGTGttaagtacagtatgtttatcaCCTGCAAAGCTTCATTTCTGTTTTGATGTTATGTTACAGGCACAAGACAAGGGCTCATACAGTAGGTTGCCAAATCTGATCTGTTTACTTTCATGGGAGCGTAAAGGAATGTGTACAAAGTCGTGATGATGGAGCATGAAGCGTCAGGGTTGATAGGTTAAAATGATCCTGGAGCTGTTTTACATCTGACAGCCAGGCTGCTCTGGGTGTGAGGTTGTGCTATCACTGTCAGGGTGAGGGTtcgcagacccccccccccccccccccacacacacacacacagacaccgaGCGCTGCTCAGCACGGCGTTATCCCTGCTCAGATGCATCGAGGTGATATTTATGGCTCCAGTGAAGTCCCAGTGGCGGAGCGTGCGAACATGAGGCGTGAGCTCTTAAAATGTCTCTGTCGGTGTCACAGCGTCTTCTCTTTCTACCCGTCTCCTGGTCTGGACGGGTCTTATTCACACCTTTGTGCATTGCACCATAATGATGGAAAGTTCCTGGTGATTGCACTGAAGCCAAAACATTGACAGCACTTCATATGAAGACAACATGgtaataaatatgtttatatgttgTACTTGTC
This Betta splendens chromosome 14, fBetSpl5.4, whole genome shotgun sequence DNA region includes the following protein-coding sequences:
- the LOC114868955 gene encoding cullin-5-like isoform X1, which gives rise to MATSNLLKNKGSLQFEDKWDLMRPIVLKLLRQESVTKQQWFDLFSDVHAVCLWDDKGPAKIHQALKEDILDFIKQAQARVLSHQDDTALLKAYIVEWRKFFTQCDILPKPFCQLEITLMGKQGSSKKSNMEDSIVRKLMLDTWNESIFSNIKNRLQDSAMKLVHAERLGEAFDSQLVIGVRESYVNLCSNPDDKLQIYRDNFEKAYMDSTERFYRTQAPAYLQQNGVQNYMKYADSKLREEEKRALRYLETRRDCNSVQALMECCVNALVTSFKETILAECPGMIKRNETESEYGRTAPTKGSASSELHLMFSLMDKVPSGIEPMLKDLEEHIMSAGLADMVASAETITSDSEKYVEQLLTLFNRFSRLVKEAFQDDPRFLTARDKAYKAVVNDATIFKLELPMKQKGVGLKTQPESKCPELLANYCDMLLRKTPLSKKLTSEEIEAKLKEVLLVLKYVQNKDVFMRYHKAHLTRRLILDISADSEIEENMVEWLREVGMPADYVNKLARMFQDIKVSEDLNQSFKEMHKHNKLALPADSVNIKILNAGAWSRSSEKVFVSLPTELEDLIPEVEDFYKKNHSGRKLHWHHLMSNGIITFKNEVGQYDLEVTTFQLAVLFAWNQRPRERISFENLKLATELPDAELRRTLWSLVAFPKLKRQVLLYDPGVSSPKDFAEGTLFFVNQDFSLIKNSKVQKRGKINLIGRLQLTTERMREEENEGIVQLRILRTQEAIIQIMKMRKRINNAQLQTELVEILKNMFLPQKKMIKEQIEWLIDHKYIKRDETDINTFIYMA
- the LOC114868955 gene encoding cullin-5-like isoform X2, giving the protein MATSNLLKNKGSLQFEDKWDLMRPIVLKLLRQESVTKQQWFDLFSDVHAVCLWDDKGPAKIHQALKEDILDFIKQAQARVLSHQDDTALLKAYIVEWRKFFTQCDILPKPFCQLEITLMGKQGSSKKSNMEDSIVRKLMLDTWNESIFSNIKNRLQDSAMKLVHAERLGEAFDSQLVIGVRESYVNLCSNPDDKLQIYRDNFEKAYMDSTERFYRTQAPAYLQQNGVQNYMKYADSKLREEEKRALRYLETRRDCNSVQALMECCVNALVTSFKETILAECPGMIKRNETEKLHLMFSLMDKVPSGIEPMLKDLEEHIMSAGLADMVASAETITSDSEKYVEQLLTLFNRFSRLVKEAFQDDPRFLTARDKAYKAVVNDATIFKLELPMKQKGVGLKTQPESKCPELLANYCDMLLRKTPLSKKLTSEEIEAKLKEVLLVLKYVQNKDVFMRYHKAHLTRRLILDISADSEIEENMVEWLREVGMPADYVNKLARMFQDIKVSEDLNQSFKEMHKHNKLALPADSVNIKILNAGAWSRSSEKVFVSLPTELEDLIPEVEDFYKKNHSGRKLHWHHLMSNGIITFKNEVGQYDLEVTTFQLAVLFAWNQRPRERISFENLKLATELPDAELRRTLWSLVAFPKLKRQVLLYDPGVSSPKDFAEGTLFFVNQDFSLIKNSKVQKRGKINLIGRLQLTTERMREEENEGIVQLRILRTQEAIIQIMKMRKRINNAQLQTELVEILKNMFLPQKKMIKEQIEWLIDHKYIKRDETDINTFIYMA